The proteins below are encoded in one region of Paenacidovorax monticola:
- a CDS encoding GbsR/MarR family transcriptional regulator has protein sequence MQLSPIAERFVVHWGEMGSSWGVNRTVAQIHALLFFHGRPLHAEELAETLGVARSNVSTSLKELINWQLIRTTHVLGDRRDYFETSSDVWELFRTVVRERKLREFDPTTRMLRELVAQPGFGAETPDAQDRVRETLKLMDALGSWADEMLRLSPSTLEKVLRLGASVQRFVRSDNGRNEAAP, from the coding sequence ATGCAACTGAGTCCGATCGCCGAACGTTTCGTGGTCCACTGGGGAGAGATGGGTAGCAGCTGGGGCGTGAACCGCACCGTGGCCCAGATCCATGCCCTGCTGTTCTTCCACGGCCGCCCGTTGCACGCCGAGGAGCTGGCCGAAACGCTGGGCGTGGCGCGCTCCAACGTGAGCACCAGCCTCAAGGAGCTGATCAACTGGCAGCTCATCCGCACCACCCATGTGCTGGGCGACCGGCGCGACTACTTCGAAACCTCGTCCGACGTGTGGGAGTTGTTTCGCACCGTGGTGCGCGAGCGCAAGCTGCGCGAGTTCGACCCTACCACGCGCATGCTGCGCGAGCTCGTGGCCCAGCCCGGCTTCGGGGCCGAGACGCCTGACGCCCAGGACCGCGTGCGCGAGACCCTCAAGCTCATGGATGCGCTAGGCTCCTGGGCCGACGAGATGCTGCGCCTGTCGCCCTCCACGCTGGAGAAGGTGCTGCGCCTGGGCGCGAGCGTGCAGCGCTTCGTGCGCTCCGACAACGGCCGCAACGAGGCGGCACCCTGA
- a CDS encoding thiol-disulfide oxidoreductase DCC family protein has translation MNTAPACYPLTIYYESACPLCRAEMTNLMLRNQAGLLRFEDVSAPGFASPLPGVSLADLLTLIHARRADGAVVRGVEVFRLAYQAVGLPGVARALRLPGLRGLAERAYPVLARNRHRIPRRLVGWLFETAARRAAERSARTTRCAPDGECRLPR, from the coding sequence ATGAACACCGCGCCGGCCTGCTACCCGCTCACGATCTACTACGAATCGGCCTGCCCCCTGTGCCGCGCCGAGATGACCAACCTGATGCTGCGCAACCAAGCGGGGCTGTTGCGATTCGAAGATGTATCGGCACCGGGCTTCGCGAGCCCCCTGCCCGGCGTCTCGCTGGCCGACCTGCTCACGCTGATCCACGCGCGGCGCGCCGACGGCGCCGTGGTGCGCGGCGTGGAAGTGTTCCGCCTGGCCTACCAGGCCGTGGGCCTCCCCGGTGTGGCGCGCGCGCTGCGGCTGCCGGGGTTGCGCGGCCTGGCAGAGCGCGCCTACCCGGTGCTCGCGCGCAACCGCCACCGCATTCCGCGCCGGCTGGTAGGCTGGCTGTTCGAGACCGCGGCCCGGCGCGCGGCCGAACGCAGCGCACGCACCACGCGCTGCGCGCCCGACGGGGAATGCCGCCTGCCCCGCTGA
- a CDS encoding NAD-dependent epimerase/dehydratase family protein, with amino-acid sequence MRILVCGGTGFIGRHIVQALRAAGHEPVLRSRHTTPALDYVQATDAGAWHAHLEGIDAAVNAVGVLRDSATRPMAAVHDAAPRALFDACAEAGVRRVVHISALGIEGNPTRYASTKRAADAHLLALTQAGRLDGTVVRPSVVFGAGGNSSQLFLTLARLPVLLLPRPVQRARVQPVAVRDLAEAVARLVQESAHPGIVELGGPRALPLGELIASLRAQQGHGLARVGTLPDWATQASARAGDWVPVSPWCSETLALLATDNVTDPRTLVALLGRPGVAPEQLVATLHA; translated from the coding sequence ATGCGCATCCTCGTCTGCGGCGGCACCGGCTTCATCGGCCGCCATATCGTCCAGGCCCTGCGGGCCGCGGGCCACGAGCCCGTGCTGCGCAGCCGCCACACCACACCCGCGCTCGACTACGTGCAGGCCACCGACGCCGGCGCATGGCACGCGCACCTTGAAGGCATCGACGCCGCCGTCAACGCCGTGGGCGTACTGCGCGACAGTGCCACACGCCCCATGGCGGCCGTGCACGACGCCGCGCCGCGCGCGCTGTTCGACGCCTGTGCCGAGGCCGGCGTGCGCCGCGTGGTCCATATCTCGGCCCTGGGCATCGAGGGCAATCCCACCCGCTACGCAAGCACCAAGCGCGCGGCCGACGCGCACTTGCTCGCGCTCACGCAGGCCGGCCGGCTCGACGGCACGGTGGTGCGGCCCAGCGTGGTGTTTGGCGCAGGAGGCAACAGCAGCCAGCTGTTCCTGACGCTCGCGCGCCTGCCCGTGCTGCTGCTGCCGCGCCCCGTGCAGCGCGCCCGCGTGCAGCCCGTGGCGGTGCGCGATCTCGCCGAGGCCGTGGCCCGGCTTGTGCAGGAGAGCGCCCACCCAGGCATCGTCGAATTGGGTGGCCCGCGCGCCCTGCCGCTGGGCGAACTCATCGCATCGCTGCGCGCGCAGCAGGGCCATGGGCTGGCCCGCGTGGGTACGCTGCCCGACTGGGCCACGCAGGCCAGCGCCCGCGCCGGCGACTGGGTGCCGGTATCGCCCTGGTGCAGCGAAACCCTGGCCCTGCTCGCCACCGACAACGTGACCGACCCGCGCACGCTGGTGGCACTGCTCGGCCGCCCCGGCGTGGCGCCCGAGCAGCTCGTTGCCACACTGCATGCCTGA
- a CDS encoding DoxX-like family protein, with amino-acid sequence MDRHPPSPDTRWLRASLVTVWLVTALASAIEFHGQSTALLQQSGITHGGLQAMLIGGGIAADLAVGLALWLRPGRASYGAALLLMAAMTAMATLLQPALWLHPLGPLLKNLPIAALLVHLLRQEEKTAP; translated from the coding sequence ATGGACCGCCACCCACCATCCCCCGACACCCGCTGGCTGCGGGCCAGCCTCGTCACTGTCTGGTTGGTCACGGCCCTGGCCAGCGCCATCGAGTTCCACGGCCAAAGCACCGCGCTGCTCCAGCAGTCCGGCATCACGCACGGCGGCCTGCAGGCCATGCTGATCGGTGGCGGCATCGCCGCCGACCTGGCCGTGGGGCTGGCGCTGTGGCTGCGCCCCGGCCGCGCGAGCTATGGCGCCGCGCTCCTGCTCATGGCGGCAATGACCGCCATGGCCACGCTGCTGCAGCCCGCGCTGTGGCTGCACCCGCTGGGGCCGCTGCTCAAGAACCTGCCCATCGCCGCCCTGCTCGTCCACCTGCTGCGCCAGGAAGAAAAGACCGCGCCATGA
- a CDS encoding DUF2269 family protein → MNTYLLLKTLHIVSSVLLVGTGLGSAFYLFFANRSGSVAAQAVVGQLVVRADWWFTTPAVLVQPASGIALAHLAGWPLTTPWLALSLGLYLFAGACWLPVVALQMRMARLAHAAHTQGAALPTQYRRLQRWWEGLGYPAFAAMAVVYYLMVNKPALWGG, encoded by the coding sequence ATGAACACCTACCTGCTGCTCAAGACCCTGCACATCGTCTCCAGCGTGCTCCTGGTGGGCACCGGGCTGGGGTCGGCCTTCTACCTGTTCTTCGCCAACCGCAGCGGCAGCGTGGCCGCGCAGGCCGTGGTGGGCCAACTCGTGGTGCGCGCGGACTGGTGGTTCACCACGCCCGCCGTGCTCGTGCAGCCCGCCAGCGGCATCGCGCTCGCGCACCTCGCGGGCTGGCCTCTGACCACGCCCTGGCTCGCGCTCTCGCTGGGCCTGTATCTGTTCGCGGGGGCCTGCTGGCTGCCCGTGGTGGCGCTGCAGATGCGCATGGCACGCCTGGCCCATGCGGCCCACACCCAGGGCGCGGCACTGCCCACGCAGTACCGCCGGCTGCAGCGCTGGTGGGAAGGCCTGGGCTACCCGGCCTTCGCGGCCATGGCGGTGGTGTACTACCTCATGGTCAACAAGCCCGCGCTCTGGGGCGGCTGA
- a CDS encoding aspartate/glutamate racemase family protein: protein MEAATPLHAPAPRVVGILGGMGPAAGADFVRLFVQACTARMEALGIPVRDQAYPEHWLAQVPIPDRTAALGDARAGAHQPGEPLLQAMGRIAALGARTVAIACNTAHAWHGLLQQRFPQIEVLHGMREVSAGLAARGVPAVGLLATRGAYAAGLYQRELALHGILCVLPTEAERDLLMRGIYDGVKAGDYALARRHFEAVARALRERHGVGALVMGCTEIPLALDAGPDGIELVNPSAVLAEALARHAYARDQPPQSAGLLTMR from the coding sequence ATGGAGGCTGCGACCCCGCTCCATGCCCCCGCGCCACGGGTGGTCGGCATCCTGGGCGGCATGGGCCCCGCGGCGGGGGCCGACTTCGTGCGCCTGTTCGTACAGGCCTGCACGGCGCGCATGGAGGCACTGGGCATTCCCGTGCGCGACCAGGCCTACCCCGAGCACTGGCTGGCCCAGGTGCCCATTCCCGACCGCACGGCGGCCCTGGGCGATGCGCGTGCGGGCGCGCACCAGCCGGGAGAGCCGCTGCTGCAGGCCATGGGCCGCATCGCCGCGCTGGGTGCACGCACCGTAGCCATTGCCTGCAACACGGCCCATGCGTGGCACGGCCTGCTGCAGCAGCGCTTTCCGCAGATTGAGGTGCTGCACGGCATGCGCGAGGTGTCGGCGGGGCTGGCCGCGCGCGGCGTGCCGGCCGTGGGGCTGCTGGCCACGCGCGGCGCCTATGCGGCGGGGCTGTACCAGCGCGAGCTGGCGCTGCACGGCATCTTGTGCGTGCTGCCCACCGAGGCCGAGCGCGACCTGCTCATGCGCGGCATCTACGACGGCGTGAAGGCGGGCGACTATGCCCTGGCGCGCCGGCATTTCGAGGCCGTGGCCCGTGCGCTGCGCGAGCGCCACGGCGTGGGCGCGCTCGTGATGGGCTGCACCGAGATCCCGCTGGCGCTCGATGCGGGGCCCGACGGCATCGAGCTCGTGAACCCTTCGGCCGTGCTGGCCGAGGCGCTGGCGCGCCATGCCTATGCGAGGGATCAGCCGCCCCAGAGCGCGGGCTTGTTGACCATGAGGTAG
- a CDS encoding amino acid ABC transporter substrate-binding protein has translation MAAVLAAAAFAGTGAQADTLKKIAESGKITVAYRESSVPFSYLAGTGGPVGFSVEITNAVVEAVKKRLNNPAIKVELQAVTSQNRIPLLQNGTIDIECGSTTNNTVRGKDVQFATNYFYTGTRLLVKKASGIKNYADLARKKVASTTGTTNAQVIRKYSRDNNLDYELVLGKDHDDALLLVDAGRAEAFAMDDILLFGLMGNARKPADWEVVGDSLQVEPYACMMRKDDPQFQALVNGVIGGMMKSGDFEKLYTKWFLSPVPPKGQVLGLPMSKELRDNLAAQSDKPAT, from the coding sequence CTGGCCGCCGTTCTGGCTGCTGCCGCGTTTGCCGGCACCGGCGCCCAGGCCGACACCCTCAAGAAGATCGCCGAGTCCGGCAAGATCACCGTGGCCTACCGCGAGTCGTCGGTGCCGTTCAGCTACCTCGCGGGGACGGGCGGGCCCGTGGGCTTCTCGGTGGAGATCACCAACGCCGTGGTCGAGGCCGTGAAGAAGCGCCTGAACAACCCCGCGATCAAGGTGGAACTGCAGGCAGTGACCTCGCAGAACCGCATTCCGCTGTTGCAGAACGGCACCATCGACATCGAGTGCGGATCGACCACCAACAACACCGTGCGCGGCAAGGACGTGCAGTTCGCCACCAACTACTTCTACACGGGCACGCGGCTGCTCGTGAAGAAGGCCTCGGGCATCAAGAACTACGCCGACCTCGCCAGGAAGAAAGTGGCCAGCACCACGGGCACGACGAATGCGCAGGTGATCCGCAAGTACAGCCGCGACAACAACCTCGACTATGAGCTGGTGCTCGGCAAGGACCACGACGACGCGCTGCTGTTGGTGGATGCGGGCCGCGCCGAGGCGTTCGCCATGGACGACATCCTGCTCTTCGGCCTCATGGGCAATGCGCGCAAGCCCGCCGACTGGGAGGTGGTGGGCGACTCGCTGCAGGTGGAGCCCTATGCCTGCATGATGCGCAAGGACGACCCGCAGTTCCAGGCCCTGGTGAACGGGGTGATCGGCGGCATGATGAAGTCGGGCGATTTCGAGAAGCTCTACACCAAGTGGTTCCTGTCGCCCGTGCCGCCCAAGGGGCAGGTGCTGGGCCTGCCCATGAGCAAGGAACTGCGCGACAACCTGGCCGCGCAGAGCGACAAGCCCGCGACCTGA
- a CDS encoding D-amino acid dehydrogenase: MHVCVMGAGIVGLATAYELQRLGMRVTVVDQAHQPGAGASGGNGAQLSYSYVQPLADAGIWAQLPQLLLSPDSPLKLRPQWDPHQWRWGLDFLRACNRRTSERSTGALLALAARSRAGFERMLAAEQLDCDFARTGKLVLYATPAAFDAARRQMELQRAWGSEQEAISAQRCVEIEPALAHYARHVAGAIHTPSECAADCQKVCDGLRAVLEARGVRFVLGTQATGFAVAAERIAAVQTSAGAIEADRFVLALGSASHALARTLGLSLPVYPLKGYSITLDAASTPGAAPRVSVTDAARKVVFARLGERVRVAGMAELVGHDLRIPQARIDSLREAMRAVFPRGASALHDLRPWAGLRPATPTGLPVVGRHARGPRNLLLNTGHGALGFTLAFGTAAAVAGMLAD, encoded by the coding sequence ATGCATGTATGTGTCATGGGCGCGGGCATCGTGGGCCTGGCCACCGCCTACGAACTCCAGCGCCTCGGAATGCGCGTCACCGTGGTCGACCAGGCCCATCAGCCCGGCGCGGGCGCAAGCGGCGGCAACGGGGCGCAGCTGAGCTACAGCTACGTACAGCCCCTGGCCGACGCGGGCATCTGGGCCCAGTTGCCCCAACTGCTGCTCTCGCCCGACTCGCCGCTCAAGCTGCGCCCGCAGTGGGACCCGCACCAGTGGCGCTGGGGCCTGGACTTTCTGCGCGCCTGCAACCGCCGCACCTCCGAGCGCAGCACGGGCGCGCTGCTCGCATTGGCCGCACGCAGCCGCGCGGGCTTCGAGCGCATGCTCGCGGCCGAGCAGCTCGACTGCGACTTCGCGCGCACGGGCAAGCTCGTGCTCTACGCCACGCCCGCCGCCTTCGATGCCGCGCGCCGGCAGATGGAGCTGCAGCGCGCCTGGGGCAGCGAGCAGGAGGCCATATCGGCCCAGCGCTGCGTGGAGATCGAGCCCGCACTCGCGCACTATGCGCGGCACGTCGCGGGCGCCATCCACACACCCAGCGAATGCGCGGCCGACTGCCAGAAAGTGTGCGACGGGCTGCGCGCGGTGCTGGAGGCACGCGGCGTGCGCTTCGTTCTGGGCACGCAGGCCACGGGCTTTGCCGTGGCGGCCGAGCGCATCGCCGCCGTGCAGACCAGCGCGGGCGCCATCGAAGCCGACCGCTTCGTGCTCGCACTCGGCAGCGCGAGCCACGCGCTTGCCCGCACGCTCGGGCTCTCGCTGCCCGTGTACCCGCTCAAGGGCTATAGCATCACGCTCGACGCAGCGAGCACCCCGGGCGCCGCGCCGCGCGTGAGCGTGACCGACGCGGCGCGCAAGGTCGTTTTCGCCCGCCTGGGGGAGCGCGTGCGCGTAGCCGGCATGGCCGAACTCGTGGGGCACGACCTGCGCATTCCGCAGGCGCGCATCGACAGCCTGCGCGAAGCCATGCGCGCCGTCTTCCCGCGCGGCGCCAGCGCACTGCACGATCTGCGCCCCTGGGCCGGCCTGCGCCCCGCCACGCCCACGGGCCTGCCCGTGGTGGGCCGCCACGCGCGCGGGCCGCGCAACCTGCTGCTCAACACGGGCCACGGCGCGCTGGGCTTCACGCTCGCCTTCGGCACGGCCGCGGCCGTGGCCGGCATGCTGGCGGATTAG
- a CDS encoding LysR substrate-binding domain-containing protein encodes MRLRHIEVFNAIMLTGSVSAAARLINVTQPAVSRILAHAELQMGFALFHRVKGRLVPTREAQTLYPHVERLFAQLDDVQRLAASLKSDQREGELHILTVLALSYEVLPRALRAFRALHPGVVVTIEALHSPQIVSALVLQEADVGFVFSAVAHPSLTQEHLVDGCMVCVAPRGMLAPELVARGQVHLADLAHTPIVRLEVSDPIGTMVNHACREADVGLQAIYTVQTYHAALALAHHGHAVAVVDACTAASADRSKVDVLELLPRIAVPVQALRPASRPGSLLADAMTLCMRQAVEQTLAA; translated from the coding sequence ATGCGTTTGCGACACATCGAAGTATTCAATGCCATCATGCTCACGGGCAGCGTGAGCGCGGCGGCGCGCCTCATCAACGTCACCCAGCCGGCCGTGAGCCGCATCCTGGCCCATGCCGAGCTGCAGATGGGCTTTGCACTGTTCCACCGGGTCAAGGGCCGCCTCGTGCCCACGCGGGAGGCGCAGACCCTCTACCCGCATGTGGAGCGGCTTTTCGCGCAGCTCGATGACGTGCAGCGCCTCGCGGCAAGCCTCAAGAGCGACCAGCGCGAGGGCGAACTGCACATCCTCACGGTGCTGGCGCTGAGCTACGAGGTGCTGCCGCGCGCGCTGCGGGCCTTCCGCGCGCTGCATCCGGGCGTGGTGGTGACCATCGAGGCGCTGCATTCACCGCAGATCGTTTCGGCGCTCGTGCTGCAGGAGGCCGACGTGGGCTTCGTCTTCAGCGCCGTGGCCCATCCCTCGCTCACGCAGGAGCACCTGGTGGACGGCTGCATGGTCTGCGTGGCGCCGCGCGGCATGCTCGCGCCCGAGCTTGTCGCGCGCGGCCAGGTGCACCTGGCCGATCTCGCACACACACCCATCGTGCGGCTGGAGGTGAGCGACCCGATCGGCACCATGGTGAACCACGCCTGCCGCGAGGCCGATGTGGGCCTGCAGGCCATCTACACGGTGCAAACCTACCATGCGGCGCTGGCCCTGGCGCACCACGGCCATGCCGTGGCGGTGGTGGACGCGTGCACGGCCGCGTCGGCGGACCGCTCCAAGGTCGATGTGCTGGAGCTGTTGCCGCGCATCGCCGTGCCCGTGCAGGCGCTGCGCCCCGCCAGCCGGCCGGGCTCGCTGCTGGCCGACGCGATGACGCTGTGCATGCGCCAGGCCGTGGAGCAGACGCTCGCGGCCTGA
- a CDS encoding Bug family tripartite tricarboxylate transporter substrate binding protein: MKKQASLIATLLLPFAVLAQDAWPSKAITFVVPYPPGGPTDLMARLIATPLAKKLNVPVIVENKAGASGNIGTGQVVKAKPDGYTILLAASGNLSANQFLYNKLGFDPIKDLAPVVQISKFPLVLEVSERSPIRSFQDYVQFARNPENRATFGSASNGSPQHLGGELFKTTAKIDISHVPYKGAGPALVDLMGGQITSMFDILGSSIQHIRSGKLRPLAVTTKGRSSMLPDVPSVSELGYPDFEYYAWHGISTTAGTPKPIITRLNAELRGIFADPAFKEKWLEIGSEVVTGTPEQFDHFIQAEARKMESLIKGLNIQLD, translated from the coding sequence ATGAAGAAGCAAGCCAGCCTGATCGCCACCCTGCTATTGCCTTTTGCCGTTCTCGCGCAGGATGCCTGGCCGAGCAAGGCCATCACCTTCGTGGTGCCATACCCGCCCGGCGGGCCCACCGATCTGATGGCCCGGCTGATCGCCACGCCCCTGGCCAAGAAACTCAACGTGCCGGTCATCGTCGAGAACAAGGCCGGTGCCAGCGGCAATATTGGCACCGGGCAGGTGGTCAAGGCCAAGCCCGATGGGTACACCATCCTGCTGGCCGCCAGCGGCAATCTGTCGGCCAACCAATTCCTCTACAACAAGCTGGGCTTCGACCCCATCAAGGATCTGGCGCCGGTGGTCCAGATCTCCAAGTTCCCGCTCGTCCTGGAGGTCTCGGAGAGGAGTCCGATCCGGAGCTTCCAGGATTACGTCCAGTTCGCCAGGAATCCGGAGAACCGTGCGACCTTCGGCTCGGCGAGCAATGGCTCGCCACAGCACCTGGGTGGCGAGCTGTTCAAGACCACGGCGAAGATCGACATCTCACATGTGCCTTACAAGGGCGCGGGCCCGGCGCTCGTGGACCTCATGGGTGGGCAGATCACCAGCATGTTCGACATCCTCGGTAGTTCCATACAGCACATCAGATCGGGCAAGCTGCGTCCGCTGGCCGTGACCACCAAAGGCCGCTCGTCCATGCTGCCCGATGTCCCCTCGGTCAGCGAACTGGGCTACCCAGACTTCGAGTACTACGCTTGGCATGGCATCTCCACCACGGCCGGAACGCCCAAGCCCATCATCACGCGCCTGAACGCGGAACTGCGCGGCATCTTTGCCGATCCCGCGTTCAAGGAAAAATGGCTGGAAATCGGATCGGAGGTCGTCACGGGAACGCCGGAGCAGTTCGACCACTTCATCCAGGCCGAGGCCAGGAAGATGGAGTCGCTGATCAAGGGGCTGAACATCCAGTTGGACTGA
- a CDS encoding LysR family transcriptional regulator, whose amino-acid sequence MNISPRQLRMFLALSESLNFSKTAEQMLMTQPSLSKAIRDLEEALGLSLFERTTRSVRLTPGGARMATLARSIVGEFDTGLRRMQSSAEREALQLSVACWPSLAYGVLPEVCAALERRFDAPQITVHDCANSACIQRLLNHQADFALASVAPSHPDLASQDLLRDRFVLLASGKWRKQVRPRMRLDELLALPLITLTDASTAMRYMSAAYLQRGIEYRPKMQVDQVATVAGLVKKEVGVAVLPYLGVTPILGMRGMQMSEIVDGPLRSVGIVTRRMGNPSALARAAMQEVIAVSRILMGKYPEWILPPSARKR is encoded by the coding sequence ATGAATATCTCGCCCCGGCAACTGCGCATGTTCCTGGCGCTCTCGGAGTCGCTGAACTTCAGCAAGACAGCGGAGCAGATGCTCATGACCCAGCCGTCCCTGAGCAAAGCGATCCGCGATCTGGAAGAAGCCCTGGGCCTGTCCCTGTTCGAGCGCACCACGCGCAGCGTGCGGCTCACGCCGGGCGGAGCCCGCATGGCGACGCTGGCCCGCTCCATCGTGGGCGAGTTCGATACGGGCCTGCGGCGTATGCAGTCCTCGGCCGAGCGCGAGGCCCTGCAACTGTCCGTCGCCTGCTGGCCATCACTGGCATACGGGGTGCTGCCCGAGGTGTGCGCCGCGCTGGAGCGACGGTTCGATGCGCCGCAAATCACCGTGCACGACTGCGCCAACAGCGCCTGCATTCAGCGCTTGCTCAACCACCAGGCCGACTTTGCGCTGGCGTCCGTGGCGCCTTCGCACCCCGACCTGGCCAGCCAGGACCTGCTGCGCGACCGCTTCGTGCTACTGGCCAGCGGCAAATGGCGCAAGCAAGTGCGCCCGCGCATGCGGCTCGACGAACTGCTGGCCCTGCCACTCATCACGCTGACCGACGCCAGCACGGCCATGCGCTACATGAGCGCGGCCTACCTCCAGCGCGGCATCGAGTACCGCCCCAAGATGCAGGTCGACCAGGTGGCTACCGTGGCCGGCCTGGTGAAGAAGGAAGTGGGCGTCGCGGTCCTGCCTTACCTCGGGGTGACACCCATCCTCGGGATGCGCGGCATGCAGATGTCGGAAATCGTGGACGGGCCGCTGCGCTCCGTGGGCATCGTCACCCGCCGCATGGGCAATCCCAGCGCCCTGGCCCGTGCGGCGATGCAGGAAGTCATCGCCGTGAGCCGCATCCTCATGGGCAAGTACCCGGAGTGGATACTGCCGCCGTCAGCCCGCAAGCGCTGA